One genomic window of Candidatus Saccharimonadia bacterium includes the following:
- the rpmE gene encoding 50S ribosomal protein L31, protein MKTGIHPELLETTVHCNGCNTTFTTHSTVKEISVEICSNCHPFYTGKQKLIDTAGRVDKFKARQAEATKRAEAKAAAENKKDPEVAKIQEELQTETVEAETEPKA, encoded by the coding sequence ATGAAAACCGGCATTCACCCCGAACTTCTCGAGACCACCGTTCACTGCAACGGTTGCAACACTACCTTCACGACCCATTCGACCGTGAAGGAAATTAGCGTGGAAATTTGCTCCAACTGCCACCCGTTCTACACCGGCAAGCAAAAACTCATCGACACCGCCGGCCGCGTCGACAAATTCAAGGCCCGCCAGGCCGAAGCCACCAAGCGCGCCGAGGCCAAAGCCGCCGCCGAAAACAAAAAAGACCCTGAGGTCGCCAAGATCCAGGAAGAACTCCAAACCGAAACCGTCGAAGCTGAAACTGAACCCAAAGCTTAA
- the prfA gene encoding peptide chain release factor 1 encodes MDPTEHKLRTEYDDIAGRMTDPALFGTPEMVALAKRQAELSPLIELYDRRRTLADHLAQNHEMLSDPELGELAREEIPALEEQLARTNDELRLALVPKDPADAKNAVIEIRAGAGGDEASLFAGELYRMYARYVENQPGWHIELVSESPSDVGGYKEIIFEIKGPEAYGWLKYESGVHRVQRVPETESQGRVHTSTVTVAVLPEAEETDLEIREQDLRIDVYRSGGHGGQSVNTTDSAVRITHLPSGLVVTCQDEKSQLKNKLKAMGVLRSRLLALKMEEEQRENREVRLGQIGTGDRSEKIRTYNFPQDRVTDHRIGRTQHGLPGFMLGGIHDMLEALRAEDLRLGLEQAAT; translated from the coding sequence ATGGATCCCACCGAGCACAAACTTCGCACCGAATACGACGACATCGCCGGCCGCATGACCGACCCGGCGCTCTTTGGCACACCCGAAATGGTAGCGCTCGCCAAACGCCAAGCTGAGCTTTCGCCCCTCATCGAGCTCTACGACCGCCGCCGCACCCTCGCCGACCACCTAGCGCAAAACCACGAAATGCTCAGCGACCCCGAGCTCGGCGAACTCGCGCGCGAGGAAATTCCCGCCCTCGAGGAGCAGCTCGCCCGCACCAACGACGAGCTCCGCCTGGCGCTAGTCCCCAAAGACCCCGCCGACGCCAAAAACGCCGTCATCGAAATCCGCGCCGGCGCCGGCGGCGACGAGGCCAGCCTATTTGCTGGCGAGCTCTATCGTATGTACGCCCGCTATGTCGAAAACCAACCCGGTTGGCACATCGAGCTCGTGAGTGAATCCCCCAGCGACGTCGGCGGCTACAAAGAAATCATCTTCGAGATCAAAGGCCCCGAGGCCTACGGCTGGCTCAAATACGAATCCGGCGTGCACCGCGTGCAACGCGTTCCCGAAACCGAATCCCAGGGCCGGGTGCACACCAGTACTGTCACCGTCGCCGTGCTCCCCGAAGCCGAGGAAACCGACCTCGAAATCCGCGAGCAAGATCTGCGCATCGATGTCTACCGCTCCGGCGGCCACGGCGGCCAATCCGTCAACACCACCGACTCCGCCGTGCGCATTACGCACCTCCCGAGCGGCCTCGTGGTCACCTGCCAAGACGAAAAATCTCAGCTCAAAAACAAGCTCAAAGCCATGGGCGTACTCCGCTCGCGCCTGCTCGCGCTCAAAATGGAAGAAGAACAGCGCGAAAACCGCGAGGTGCGCCTCGGCCAAATCGGCACCGGCGACCGCTCCGAAAAAATTCGTACCTACAACTTCCCCCAAGACCGCGTCACCGACCACCGCATCGGCCGCACCCAGCACGGTCTCCCCGGCTTCATGCTCGGCGGCATCCACGACATGCTTGAAGCCCTCCGCGCCGAAGATCTGCGCCTGGGGCTCGAACAAGCCGCCACATGA